Below is a window of Ruegeria sp. THAF33 DNA.
CCGCCTGAATCGCAGCCACGCCAATCACACCTTTTGTCACATTGCGGATCGTAGCGCCGGCAAGTGTAACGAACTCACCGCCACGGGGCGCAAAGACACGGTTGGCAAAGCGCTGCAGGCCTTGCACCAGACTTGGACCAGGACTGAACAAAGCCCCCATGATCAAGACGGACAGGGCCAGCGCCAAGAGCCCAAGCCCTATGCTTACGACCTTTCCGAACAGTGATTTGGTGATCTCAAGAATCTGCGCGCCGTATTTGGCAAGCGCGCCGTCAAGGTTTCGTTCAAACAAGCCCCAGACTTCAGCAATTTTGTTTCCGACCAGCGGCAGCTCCTTTAAGCCATCGGGTGCCGGTGGGACTTTTAGCTCGCCGTTGTCAGCTTGTTCTGCAAATCCAGACCCAAGTTCGGCTGCTCCGGATACCGCTGTCGCGACCGGTCCCAAGGTCAGAACGAGGCCCAACAATACCAGTATCGTCGTCGCAAGCTTCTTTCTTCCGCCCAACCTGGACTGCAGCCAATCGAAAACCGGATAGAGTGCGACGCACAGGATCGTCGCCCAGATGACCACGCTTGCCAGCGGGGCCACCATTACCAAAGCGCTGTAAAGGAATAGCCCGAGAAACAGCAATCTAATCGCGAGATCGACAATCTTCGCGTCCTGAGTCTTTTCCATACCATCCCTCCAAGATTTGTTTGTTCAAACTTTACACTCAAAAAAATTAATATGTATATTTAAAATACCAAAAAACCTGCAACCATTTGAAGTATATCGCAAATCCGGATTTCAGAGGGGCTGTTCGGTCGACGTATTGCCTGCGTATGAAATCGCAGTGGCTCGGCGGGGCAAAACTAGTTGTCCTCTTGCTTGTCGTCCTGGGACAGGATTGTATCTGCCACCGTAGTCGCTGCAGTCACGAAGATACCGAGCCCAACGATGATGTAGAAAATTGTAAATATTTTCCCTGCCGCTGTTTCAGGAGAAAAGTCACCGAACCCAACGGTCGAAATTGTCACAACAGAAAAATAGATAGAGTCAAGCCAGCTCCAACCTTCGACATAACGGTAAAACACCGACGCCCAGAGGATCATGCCAGTAGTGAATGCTAGAAGGCCCTTCACCCTGCCATCTTTAAAGGCGACGCCTATACCTCGCGTAATTCTCGTTAGTGAATTCATAAAGAAAGAATACCAAGGGATTTATTTATACATAGGATTTTTTGAATTTTCTCGTATTTTTCCAAAAAGCCTGTTGCGCTCCCACCGCGCGTGTCCGGCAGGAATGTTAACCAATGTCTCGCTCAATCGCTTCGGGATTACTCAAGTCAATTCTGTTTTTAATCACCCGGCAAAGTCGGCAATGGGCTCGAAGCCGTCTTCCAAGCATTTTTGATTAACGTCAGCTTTCGGGTCATTTGCAGCCGCTGACTCCCTGCGATTTGGGTGGCAAGGTTACGCATTTTGCGGATGGGTCACACCTTTCTGATTCAAGTCACATAATATCAATGATTTAGCCCTGGCATGTGTCACGCCTTTATTGGCGGCGGCCACAGATTTTAGAGATCCGATCCCTCACTTTGTTCAACAGAAGCGGACCGAACTTCCTCGTGCCGCAGTGAGCAATTGAGGTTGATATGCCCAAGTTGACACAAGATCAGCTGGCGGAGCGGTGGCACATGTCGCCGCGGACGCTGGAGCAGTGGCGCTGGCTCGGAAAGGGCCCCAGGTTTTTGAAGATCGGCGCGCGCGTTTTATACGATGAAGGCGTGATCGAAGCCTTTGAGGAGGCGCAGGTCTGCCAGAATACATGCGGACCGATTTCCGGGGAGGGTGTGTAATGGCAAAGTCCTTCCCCTCACACAAAGTCAAATCGCACCTTGTCTACACAGTCTGGGAGGTGGCGGACGTTTTGAGCTGTCATCGCCAGACCGTCATTCGCTGGATTGGGAACAACGGACTTGCGGCTGATACCAGCAGCAAGCCCTGGTTGATCGAAGGACATGTGATCAAGGACTTCCTCGGACAAAGACAACGCAAGACGCGGTGCAAGTTGGCATTGCATCACTGCTACTGCCTCAGCTGCAGAGGTCCGCGCGAACCCGACGGCAAGATCGCTGACTATGTTCAGGAAACAGCTTCCAGCGGCCGCCTAACAGCCCTCTGTCCGACGTGTGGTGCGGTCATGAACAAGATCATTCGCCGTTCAGATCTGGAAGCCATTCAGGCCAAACTGGAGGTCACACTTCAACAAGCCTCCCCAAGATTAGTGTCCTGTACCGAACCCCATTCAAGAGTGACCTTGAAAGAGGAGCCCGAGACCCATGCCAAAACACACCTCGGATAACCTGCGCATCAAGCGCAAACACCTTGTCTGGCTGAAGGACGCAAAGGGGTTGTCGCAATCTTCGATCGACAAAGCCGCAGCGTCGATTGCCATCTATGACAGATGGCTCAAAGGTAAGGATTACAGGGCGTTCCATTCAGAAAGGGCGCGCGCGTTCAAACGCCATCTGCAAGGTCTACGCAATGACCGCACAGGCGCTTCATTGTCGCCTGCCACGATCAACGGCGTGCTGCGCGACGTCATGAAGTTCTTTGACTGGATGGCGGACCAACCGGGGTACAAGTCCAGGATCTCCCGCGCCGACATTGCCTATCTCACACCGGATCGCAAATCGGAACAGGCCCGTCGCGGCACCCTTTGGAAACCGCATCCGTCTCCCGAACAGGTTGAACGCCTGTTGTCTGAGATGCCCATAGAAACAGTCATCCAGCGCCGTGATCGTGCGCTGATCGCCTTCTTGTTTCTGACCGGATCACGTGAAGGTGCCGCCATCACCGTGCGGCTGCGTCATGTCGATCTAGCCAATAAATGCGTTCAGTTTGACGGCCGTTCCGTGGATACAAAGTTTGGAAAGTCCTTCACGACCAGTTTCTTTCCCTTCGGTGATGATGTCGAAAGGATTCTGCGAGACTGGATCACGGAGCTTCGTCAGGACCATCTTTTCTCGGACACGGATCCTCTGTTCCCAAAGACACGCGTCGCTGTTGGCCCGTCCAGACGGTTTGAGGCAGTAGGTATCGCGCGCGAGCCGTGGGCCGGCCCGTCGTCTGCGGCCAGGATCTTCAAGCAATCTTTCGTCAACGCCGGGCTGCCACCGTTTTCGCCGCACCGCGTGCGAGATACGATCGCAGAGCTGGCAAAACTTCACTGCAGGACACCAGAGGACTATAAAGCCTGGTCGCAGAATATGGGACACGACGACGTGATGACGACGTTCAGCTCCTATGGTTCTGTTTCACCTGGCCGTCAGGTCGAACTGATGGGGCGGTTTCGCCGCCGTGGACCGTTGCCAGACGAGGACGCGGTTATTGATTAATGATCAACTCCGGTGACGGACCCGAACGACCACGCGCTCGGGAGCAAGCCGGTATCCGTTCCAAGAGAGATTTTCGATCAACTCTTGGGGCTTATCAACTGACAGACCAGCGGACTCGAATCTCTTTGCAATCGTTCTTCGCGCGGTCAGTATTCTCCGCCTAACGACTTCGCTGGTTTCAACGCCTAATTTTTCGACGAGGTCGCCAGACTTCAAGCAGGGATACTCCAAAGGTTCGAGACCTTTGCCTGCCGCACGGAGCCACTCTTCAGCCAAAACGATCAACAGATCCGCTGTGGCGTTTTTCTTAAGCTCAATATGTTCGCCGATCAAAACCAAACGTGAGGTTTTGTCGATTTCTATGGTCAGCGGTGGTTTCTCTTTCTCGTTTTTATCAACTGAGGGAGCCGGCACGAAAGGCAAGGACAAGGCGCTCTGCATCGCACCATATAGTCTTGGCAAACTCTGTTCAGGGAACTCACCGGGTGACTTGCTTTCAAGAATTCTGCGCATCACCGATGTGACCGCCTTTCCATGGCGGTTCAGCAAATCTGCGATCATCACCATGGCTGTGTCTGGCGGATTGTCGAGGTGATTGA
It encodes the following:
- a CDS encoding potassium channel family protein encodes the protein MILWASVFYRYVEGWSWLDSIYFSVVTISTVGFGDFSPETAAGKIFTIFYIIVGLGIFVTAATTVADTILSQDDKQEDN
- a CDS encoding site-specific integrase, yielding MPKHTSDNLRIKRKHLVWLKDAKGLSQSSIDKAAASIAIYDRWLKGKDYRAFHSERARAFKRHLQGLRNDRTGASLSPATINGVLRDVMKFFDWMADQPGYKSRISRADIAYLTPDRKSEQARRGTLWKPHPSPEQVERLLSEMPIETVIQRRDRALIAFLFLTGSREGAAITVRLRHVDLANKCVQFDGRSVDTKFGKSFTTSFFPFGDDVERILRDWITELRQDHLFSDTDPLFPKTRVAVGPSRRFEAVGIAREPWAGPSSAARIFKQSFVNAGLPPFSPHRVRDTIAELAKLHCRTPEDYKAWSQNMGHDDVMTTFSSYGSVSPGRQVELMGRFRRRGPLPDEDAVID
- a CDS encoding AI-2E family transporter codes for the protein MEKTQDAKIVDLAIRLLFLGLFLYSALVMVAPLASVVIWATILCVALYPVFDWLQSRLGGRKKLATTILVLLGLVLTLGPVATAVSGAAELGSGFAEQADNGELKVPPAPDGLKELPLVGNKIAEVWGLFERNLDGALAKYGAQILEITKSLFGKVVSIGLGLLALALSVLIMGALFSPGPSLVQGLQRFANRVFAPRGGEFVTLAGATIRNVTKGVIGVAAIQAVVVWILLALFGIGSAATLAFICLILSIIQIGPGLVLLPVIIYAWSTMSGGAALIFTILAIPVAIMDSFLRPVFISKGLETPMLVILIGVLGGMMAYGLIGIFMGPVLFAVFYELFKVWIDAPAEAESAAEGATK
- a CDS encoding helix-turn-helix domain-containing protein, with amino-acid sequence MPKLTQDQLAERWHMSPRTLEQWRWLGKGPRFLKIGARVLYDEGVIEAFEEAQVCQNTCGPISGEGV
- a CDS encoding helix-turn-helix domain-containing protein, whose translation is MAKSFPSHKVKSHLVYTVWEVADVLSCHRQTVIRWIGNNGLAADTSSKPWLIEGHVIKDFLGQRQRKTRCKLALHHCYCLSCRGPREPDGKIADYVQETASSGRLTALCPTCGAVMNKIIRRSDLEAIQAKLEVTLQQASPRLVSCTEPHSRVTLKEEPETHAKTHLG